The following proteins come from a genomic window of Nicotiana tomentosiformis chromosome 12, ASM39032v3, whole genome shotgun sequence:
- the LOC138903285 gene encoding uncharacterized protein, translating to MEIVNNFMVKIIHKCVETNRNNLCNSKYLAKRFRDRIIEQPNIRIFKFQETIRKELGIHVGKTTVRRARAKVLTEIMGDHIAEFQRIYDYRDEVLRTNPGSTCMVKVEERDANGKLVFQSFYVCFDALKKVFLSGCRNVLGLECTIRELLTMAEHRMCARHILANWSKKWRGIARRNAFWRCAKSTYEAELKKNLDELNMLCSNIFENLLYYNKERWCRIYFSEFSKCDVVENNMVECLNAWILVARHKTIITMLEEIRLKMMKRIAQLRDFSNTWIIDISHMALKDLQENISKSMKCTIHWNGEYGYEIEEGL from the exons ATGGAAATAGTAAATAACTTTATGGTTAAAATAATCCACAAGTGTGTAGAAACTAATAGAAACAATCTCTGCAACTCAAAATATTTGGCCAAGAGATTTAGGGACAGAATCATTGAACAACCAAACATAAGGATTTTTAAGTTTCAAGAAACTATAAGGAAAGAATTGGGTATTCATGTTGGCAAGACAACTGTTAGGAGAGCTAGGGCCAAGGTGTTGACAGAAATAATGGGTGATCATATTGCTGAATTTCAGAGAATTTATGATTATAGGGATGAAGTACTAAGAACCAATCCAGGTAGCACTTGTATGGTTAAAGTTGAAGAGAGAGATGCAAATGGTAAGCTTGTGTTTCAATCATTTTATGTCTGTTTTGATGCTTTGAAAAAAGTATTTCTATCTGGTTGTAGAAATGTATTG GGACTGGAGTGTACTATAAGAGAGCTTCTAACAATGGCTGAACATAGGATGTGTGCCAGACACATCTTAGCTAATTGGTCAAAAAAATGGAGGGGTATTGCGAGAAGAAATGCATTTTGGAGATGTGCAAAATCCACATATGAAGCTGAATTGAAGAAGAATCTGGATGAACTTAACATGCTATGTAGTAATATTTTTGAGAATTTGTTGTACTACAATAAAGAAAGGTGGTGTAGGATTTACTTCTCAGAGTTTAGTAAGTGTGATGTGGTAGAGAACAATATGGTTGAGTGCCTCAATGCATGGATTTTAGTTGCAAGGCACAAAACAATAATTACTATGCTTGAAGAGATTAGATTAAAGATGATGAAGAGGATTGCTCAGCTAAGAGACTTCTCAAATACATGGATAATTGACATATCTCATATGGCTTTGAAGGATTTACAAGAAAACATTTCAAAGTCAATGAAATGCACAATTCATTGGAATGGTGAATATGGTTATGAAATAGAGGAAGGGCTGTAG
- the LOC138903286 gene encoding GPI-anchored hemophore cfmA-like has translation MDMWPQSENPPVVPPKIKSMLGRPEKLRRKKAIESRKTGKLNRCGGQVTCSLCKAKGHNKRACPHVECSTSTVAATSSIVVVVVVVTSATAAAALSSYVVAASASVLHTGRGSGRGRGSAPPAVAASSSCGSTSLSGRGRGRGSAPPTGSSSMPYDGLTGASRRGRGTGC, from the coding sequence ATGGATATGTGGCCACAATCTGAAAATCCACCAGTAGTACCTCCTAAAATCAAGTCAATGCTAGGGAGGCCAGAGAAACTAAGAAGGAAAAAAGCCATTGAATCCAGGAAAACAGGAAAGTTGAATAGGTGTGGGGGGCAAGTGACTTGCAGCTTATGTAAAGCAAAGGGACACAATAAGAGAGCTTGTCCACATGTTGAATGTTCAACATCTACTGTTGCTGCTACTTCatcaattgttgttgttgttgttgttgttacttcaGCAACTGCTGCTGCTGCTTTATCAAGTTATGTTGTTGCTGCTTCAGCATCTGTTCTACATACTGGAAGAGGAAGTGGTAGAGGAAGGGGAAGTGCTCCACCTGCTGTTGCAGCTTCATCATCTTGTGGTTCAACAAGTCTTTCTGGAAGAGGTAGGGGAAGGGGAAGTGCTCCACCTACAGGTTCATCAAGTATGCCATATGATGGTTTAACAGGTGCTTCTAGAAGAGGAAGGGGAACTGGATGCTAG